From a region of the Phragmites australis chromosome 21, lpPhrAust1.1, whole genome shotgun sequence genome:
- the LOC133902978 gene encoding E3 ubiquitin ligase PARAQUAT TOLERANCE 3-like isoform X1 encodes MAVYYKFKSARDYDSIPIEGQFISVANLKERIFESKHLGRGADFDLMISNAQTDEEYADEVTMIPKNTSILIRRIPGRPRRPIVTEPEETKAAEYRVEEVMPAASAFLGDSSMKYPEESEWDDEFGNELYVSDSIPSQSASQAVDASENKVDEDSKIKALIDTSALDYSQIPDGYGAGRGYGRGMGGRMMAGRGFGRGLERRTPPPGYVCHRCKVPGHFIQHCPTNGDTRFDVKRMKPPTGIPKSMLMQTPDGSYALPSGAGAVLKPNEAAFEKEIESLPTTRSVGDLPPELRCPLCKEVMKDAVLTSKCCFRSFCDKCIRDYIINKSICVCGATSILADDLLPNKTLRETISRILEAPPTSSTENVGSMVQVQDMESSLPVQPKVRSPAVSAASKEETKAPTPVEDSPNAESLSGAKATNVDVSSSDKKATTIPDVAEGSTESKNAKEDKPVEVTHVAKGSQEKLPAGEQAVKKKKKKKARAPGNAEEQWKNYQDFGAENFAAMPLGPTGGFNPYWGGGVPLPMDYMGAPFPGPMPYMGYPPGPFDPFGGGVLPQDPFMPPGYMMPGVPRDLSELAVNPMGINMGPPVMSREEFDPRKPEYRRREMDRFNERERERDRSWEREREREREKERERERERQCDRSRERERGRDRDHERERERDRDSQREVRESSGANNDNTSMRRKARSRSLPDRSEHAPPPSSSPDRHSRRSPHRSSSSGKKRSSDRYDDLPLPPPPPPPPSRHEPEPAKAPPADAADPRGSKSKASVFSRISFPGDGDPSDAKRSRRASSDKPPAHSSSSKKSAAAAAEDSDARHRRGHQNHREAAAKSAAAEEKRRPVAPSELYGEEEESEEEEEQHFKRRPSSSRREREREKEAHEEPRHSRRSRDHGGGHKRR; translated from the exons AGTATGCTGATGAGGTTACTATGATACCAAAGAACACATCAATATTGATTCGGCGGATACCAGGACGGCCAAGGAGGCCTATTGTCACAGAACCTGAAGA GACAAAAGCCGCAGAATATAGGGTAGAAGAAGTCATGCCTGCTGCTAGTGCTTTTCTTGGTGATTCATCTATGAAATAT CCTGAAGAATCTGAGTGGGATGATGAGTTTGGCAACGAGTTATATGTTTCTGATTCCATTCCTTCTCAATCTGCTAGCCAGGCGGTTGATGCTTCTGAAAATAAAGTTGATGAAGATAGTAAAATAAAAGCACTTATTGATACATCTGCCCTTGACTATAG CCAAATCCCTGATGGTTATGGTGCTGGAAGAGGCTATGGTAGGGGGATGGGTGGAAGAATGATGGCTGGCCGTGGTTTTG GACGTGGGCTGGAACGCAGGACACCTCCTCCAGGTTATGTTTGCCACAGATGTAAAGTACCTG GTCATTTCATTCAACATTGCCCAACGAATGGTGATACTAGATTTGATGTGAAAAGGATGAAACCCCCAACTGGCATTCCAAAATCAATGTTGATGCAAACTCCAGATGGCTCGTATGCACTGCCAAGTGGGGCTGGTGCTGTTTTGAAGCCAAATGA AGCTGCTTTTGAGAAGGAAATAGAGAGCCTACCCACCACCCGCTCTGTTGGTGATCTTCCACCAGAGCTACGCTGCCCATTGTGCAAAGAAGTAATGAAGGATGCTGTTCTAACTAGTAAATGCTGCTTTAGGAGTTTCTGTGATAAAT GCATCAGGGACTACATAATTAACAAGTCTATATGTGTTTGTGGTGCCACAAGTATATTAGCGGATGATCTTCTCCCCAATAAAACTCTAAGAGAAACCATCAGCCGAATATTAGAGGCACCACCAACTAGTAGCACAGAAAATGTGGGAAGCATGGTGCAAGTACAGG ACATGGAGTCATCTCTACCTGTACAACCCAAGGTTAGATCTCCTGCTGTTTCTGCTGCTTCAAAGGAAGAGACTAAAGCACCCACACCTGTAGAAGATTCTCCAAATGCTGAGAGCCTTAGTGGAGCAAAAGCTACAAATGTTGACGTGAGTTCTTCAGATAAGAAGGCCACCACAATTCCAGATGTTGCCGAAGGGTCTACTGAGTCTAAGAATGCGAAAGAAGATAAACCAGTAGAAGTGACTCATGTTGCAAAAGGTTCTCAAGAAAAGTTGCCTGCAGGGGAACAAG cagtaaagaagaagaaaaagaagaaggcacGTGCTCCGGGAAATG CTGAGGAGCAATGGAAAAATTATCAAGATTTTGGAGCTGAAAATTTTGCTGCGATGCCTTTGGGTCCAACTGGGGGTTTCAACCCTTACTGGGGCGGAGGGGTGCCATTGCCGATGGATTACATGGGTGCACCGTTTCCTGGTCCCATGCCTTACATGGGTTACCCACCAGGTCCATTTGACCCTTTTGGTGGGGGAGTTCTACCACAAGATCCATTTATGCCCCCAGGATATATGATGCCAGGAGTTCCTAG GGACCTTTCTGAATTAGCAGTTAACCCTATGGGAATAAATATGGGTCCACCAGTTATGAGCAGGGAAGAATTTGATCCCAGGAAACCTGAGTATAGGAGACGTGAAATGGATCGATTCAACGAAAG GGAGAGGGAGCGCGACCGTTcctgggagagggagagggagagggagagggagaaggagagggagagggaaaggGAAAGGCAGTGTGATCGCTcccgggagagggagagaggccgGGACCGGGATCATGAGCGGGAGCGAGAGAGGGACAGGGACTCTCAAAGAGAAGTAAGAGAATCATCAGGAGCAAATAACGATAATACTTCGATGAGGCGGAAGGCT AGGTCAAGGTCCCTGCCGGACAGGTCGGAGCACGCGCCGCCACCGTCGTCGAGCCCCGACCGGCACTCGCGCCGCTCCCCGCACCGCTCGTCCAGCTCCGGCAAGAAGCGCTCCTCCGACCGCTACGACGACCTCCCGCTcccgcctcccccgccgccgcccccgtcGCGGCACGAGCCCGAGCCCGCGAAGGCGCCGCCGGCGGATGCGGCCGACCCGCGGGGGTCCAAGTCCAAGGCGAGCGTCTTCTCCCGCATCAGCTTCCCCGGCGACGGCGACCCCTCTGACGCCAAGCGCAGCCGCAGGGCCTCCTCCGACAAGCCCCCTGCGCACTCCTCTTCCTCCAAGAAAAGCGCCGCCGCAGCGGCCGAGGACAGCGACgcccgccaccgccgcggccaCCAGAACCACCGGGAGGCTGCCGCGAAgtccgcggcggcggaggagaagCGGAGGCCCGTTGCCCCGAGCGAGTTAtatggcgaggaggaggagagcgaggaggaggaggagcagcactTCAAGAGGCgcccgtcctcctcccggcgcgaGCGCGAGCGGGAGAAGGAGGCGCACGAGGAGCCGCGGCACTCGCGGCGGTCGAGGGACCACGGCGGCGGCCACAAGCGCCGGTGA
- the LOC133902978 gene encoding E3 ubiquitin ligase PARAQUAT TOLERANCE 3-like isoform X2 codes for MAVYYKFKSARDYDSIPIEGQFISVANLKERIFESKHLGRGADFDLMISNAQTDEEYADEVTMIPKNTSILIRRIPGRPRRPIVTEPEETKAAEYRVEEVMPAASAFLGDSSMKYPEESEWDDEFGNELYVSDSIPSQSASQAVDASENKVDEDSKIKALIDTSALDYSQIPDGYGAGRGYGRGMGGRMMAGRGFGRGLERRTPPPGYVCHRCKVPGHFIQHCPTNGDTRFDVKRMKPPTGIPKSMLMQTPDGSYALPSGAGAVLKPNEAAFEKEIESLPTTRSVGDLPPELRCPLCKEVMKDAVLTSKCCFRSFCDKCIRDYIINKSICVCGATSILADDLLPNKTLRETISRILEAPPTSSTENVGSMVQVQDMESSLPVQPKVRSPAVSAASKEETKAPTPVEDSPNAESLSGAKATNVDVSSSDKKATTIPDVAEGSTESKNAKEDKPVEVTHVAKGSQEKLPAGEQVKKKKKKKARAPGNAEEQWKNYQDFGAENFAAMPLGPTGGFNPYWGGGVPLPMDYMGAPFPGPMPYMGYPPGPFDPFGGGVLPQDPFMPPGYMMPGVPRDLSELAVNPMGINMGPPVMSREEFDPRKPEYRRREMDRFNERERERDRSWEREREREREKERERERERQCDRSRERERGRDRDHERERERDRDSQREVRESSGANNDNTSMRRKARSRSLPDRSEHAPPPSSSPDRHSRRSPHRSSSSGKKRSSDRYDDLPLPPPPPPPPSRHEPEPAKAPPADAADPRGSKSKASVFSRISFPGDGDPSDAKRSRRASSDKPPAHSSSSKKSAAAAAEDSDARHRRGHQNHREAAAKSAAAEEKRRPVAPSELYGEEEESEEEEEQHFKRRPSSSRREREREKEAHEEPRHSRRSRDHGGGHKRR; via the exons AGTATGCTGATGAGGTTACTATGATACCAAAGAACACATCAATATTGATTCGGCGGATACCAGGACGGCCAAGGAGGCCTATTGTCACAGAACCTGAAGA GACAAAAGCCGCAGAATATAGGGTAGAAGAAGTCATGCCTGCTGCTAGTGCTTTTCTTGGTGATTCATCTATGAAATAT CCTGAAGAATCTGAGTGGGATGATGAGTTTGGCAACGAGTTATATGTTTCTGATTCCATTCCTTCTCAATCTGCTAGCCAGGCGGTTGATGCTTCTGAAAATAAAGTTGATGAAGATAGTAAAATAAAAGCACTTATTGATACATCTGCCCTTGACTATAG CCAAATCCCTGATGGTTATGGTGCTGGAAGAGGCTATGGTAGGGGGATGGGTGGAAGAATGATGGCTGGCCGTGGTTTTG GACGTGGGCTGGAACGCAGGACACCTCCTCCAGGTTATGTTTGCCACAGATGTAAAGTACCTG GTCATTTCATTCAACATTGCCCAACGAATGGTGATACTAGATTTGATGTGAAAAGGATGAAACCCCCAACTGGCATTCCAAAATCAATGTTGATGCAAACTCCAGATGGCTCGTATGCACTGCCAAGTGGGGCTGGTGCTGTTTTGAAGCCAAATGA AGCTGCTTTTGAGAAGGAAATAGAGAGCCTACCCACCACCCGCTCTGTTGGTGATCTTCCACCAGAGCTACGCTGCCCATTGTGCAAAGAAGTAATGAAGGATGCTGTTCTAACTAGTAAATGCTGCTTTAGGAGTTTCTGTGATAAAT GCATCAGGGACTACATAATTAACAAGTCTATATGTGTTTGTGGTGCCACAAGTATATTAGCGGATGATCTTCTCCCCAATAAAACTCTAAGAGAAACCATCAGCCGAATATTAGAGGCACCACCAACTAGTAGCACAGAAAATGTGGGAAGCATGGTGCAAGTACAGG ACATGGAGTCATCTCTACCTGTACAACCCAAGGTTAGATCTCCTGCTGTTTCTGCTGCTTCAAAGGAAGAGACTAAAGCACCCACACCTGTAGAAGATTCTCCAAATGCTGAGAGCCTTAGTGGAGCAAAAGCTACAAATGTTGACGTGAGTTCTTCAGATAAGAAGGCCACCACAATTCCAGATGTTGCCGAAGGGTCTACTGAGTCTAAGAATGCGAAAGAAGATAAACCAGTAGAAGTGACTCATGTTGCAAAAGGTTCTCAAGAAAAGTTGCCTGCAGGGGAACAAG taaagaagaagaaaaagaagaaggcacGTGCTCCGGGAAATG CTGAGGAGCAATGGAAAAATTATCAAGATTTTGGAGCTGAAAATTTTGCTGCGATGCCTTTGGGTCCAACTGGGGGTTTCAACCCTTACTGGGGCGGAGGGGTGCCATTGCCGATGGATTACATGGGTGCACCGTTTCCTGGTCCCATGCCTTACATGGGTTACCCACCAGGTCCATTTGACCCTTTTGGTGGGGGAGTTCTACCACAAGATCCATTTATGCCCCCAGGATATATGATGCCAGGAGTTCCTAG GGACCTTTCTGAATTAGCAGTTAACCCTATGGGAATAAATATGGGTCCACCAGTTATGAGCAGGGAAGAATTTGATCCCAGGAAACCTGAGTATAGGAGACGTGAAATGGATCGATTCAACGAAAG GGAGAGGGAGCGCGACCGTTcctgggagagggagagggagagggagagggagaaggagagggagagggaaaggGAAAGGCAGTGTGATCGCTcccgggagagggagagaggccgGGACCGGGATCATGAGCGGGAGCGAGAGAGGGACAGGGACTCTCAAAGAGAAGTAAGAGAATCATCAGGAGCAAATAACGATAATACTTCGATGAGGCGGAAGGCT AGGTCAAGGTCCCTGCCGGACAGGTCGGAGCACGCGCCGCCACCGTCGTCGAGCCCCGACCGGCACTCGCGCCGCTCCCCGCACCGCTCGTCCAGCTCCGGCAAGAAGCGCTCCTCCGACCGCTACGACGACCTCCCGCTcccgcctcccccgccgccgcccccgtcGCGGCACGAGCCCGAGCCCGCGAAGGCGCCGCCGGCGGATGCGGCCGACCCGCGGGGGTCCAAGTCCAAGGCGAGCGTCTTCTCCCGCATCAGCTTCCCCGGCGACGGCGACCCCTCTGACGCCAAGCGCAGCCGCAGGGCCTCCTCCGACAAGCCCCCTGCGCACTCCTCTTCCTCCAAGAAAAGCGCCGCCGCAGCGGCCGAGGACAGCGACgcccgccaccgccgcggccaCCAGAACCACCGGGAGGCTGCCGCGAAgtccgcggcggcggaggagaagCGGAGGCCCGTTGCCCCGAGCGAGTTAtatggcgaggaggaggagagcgaggaggaggaggagcagcactTCAAGAGGCgcccgtcctcctcccggcgcgaGCGCGAGCGGGAGAAGGAGGCGCACGAGGAGCCGCGGCACTCGCGGCGGTCGAGGGACCACGGCGGCGGCCACAAGCGCCGGTGA